GTGAAGCTCCGGCATCCCGTTGGCCTTGGGTCCCTGAAACCGCACCACGATGATCGTATCGGACGTGATTTCACCGGATTTGCAGGCCGCCTTGACCTGATCCTGATTTTCGAACACTCGCGCCGGGGCCTCGATCACGTGGCGCTCGGGCGCCACGGCGGACACCTTGATCACGCCGCGCCCCAGATTGCCCTGCAGCTGCTTCAGGCCACCCTCCTTGGCGAACGGATCGGAGGCGGGGCGCAGGATGCGGTCGTTTTGGGTCTCGCGCGGGGCGTCTTCCCACGTGACCTCGCCGCCTTTCAGCTTGGGGTCCTTGGCATAAAGGCCGAGGCCGTCGCCCATCACTGTGCGCGTATCGGGATGCAAAAGCCCCGCGTCGAGCAGCTCGCCGATCATATAAGTCAGTCCGCCCGCCGCGTGGAAATGGTTCACGTCCGCCAGACCGTTGGGATAGACTCGCGCCATCAGCGGCGTCGCGTCGGAGATATCGGCAAGGTCCTGCAGATCGAGGATCACCCCCGCAGCCCGGGCCATGGCGATGATATGAATGACCAGATTGGTCGAACCGCCGGTGGCCATCAGACCGACCAGACCGTTCACAAAGGTTTTCTCGTCCAGAATGTCCGAAACCGGCGTGTAGTCATTGCCAAGCGCGGTAATTTCGAGCGCGCGCTTCGTGCCATAGGCGGTCAGCGCATCGCGCATCTCGGTGCCGGGATTGACGAAGCTGGCACCGGGCAGGTGCAGCCCCATGAACTCCATCAGCATCTGGTTGGAATTCGCCGTGCCGTAGAAAGTGCAGGTGCCCGCGGAGTGGTAAGAGGCCATCTCGGCCTCCATCAGCTTATCGCGGCCGACCTCGCCCGCGGCGAATTGCTGGCGGACCTTGGCTTTCTCGTCATTGGGCAGGCCGGATTGCATCGGGCCTGCGGGCAGGAAGATGCCGGGGATATAGCCGAAGGTCGCGGCGGCGATGATCAGGCCGGGCACAATCTTGTCGCAGACGCCGAGGTAGACCGCGCTGTCGAATGTGTTGTGGCTCAGCGCGACGCCTGCGGAGAGCGCGATCACATCGCGTGAGAATAGCGACAGCTCCATCCCGACCTGGCCCTGGGTGACCCCGTCGCACATGGCGGGCACGCCCCCTGCAACCTGCGCCGTGCCGCCGTTTTTGCGCGCGACCTGCTTGATCAGGTCCGGGTAGGTGGCGAAGGGCTGGTGGGCCGACAGCATGTCGTTATAGGCGGTGACGATGCCGATATTCGGAGCTTTCTCGGCAATAAGCGCGCCCTTGTCGTCCGCCATCGCGGCATAGGCATGGGCCTGATTGCCGCAGCTCAGATGCGCGCGACGCGGGCCTTCCTCGGCGGCCTGGCGCATGCGGGACAGGTAGGTTCCGCGGGCGTCAGCGGAGCGGGAAATGATGCGTTGGGTGACGTCTTCGATCTTTGGGTTGAGCGGCATGAGGTCCTCCATTCTTGTGGCACGACATATCTTCGTTAGCGCTAACAATCCAGCCGAAAAGCGGTAGAAAGTGTCGCAGCGCGCGGCCGACGCATCCTGCGGTGAT
The nucleotide sequence above comes from Litoreibacter ponti. Encoded proteins:
- the edd gene encoding phosphogluconate dehydratase, yielding MPLNPKIEDVTQRIISRSADARGTYLSRMRQAAEEGPRRAHLSCGNQAHAYAAMADDKGALIAEKAPNIGIVTAYNDMLSAHQPFATYPDLIKQVARKNGGTAQVAGGVPAMCDGVTQGQVGMELSLFSRDVIALSAGVALSHNTFDSAVYLGVCDKIVPGLIIAAATFGYIPGIFLPAGPMQSGLPNDEKAKVRQQFAAGEVGRDKLMEAEMASYHSAGTCTFYGTANSNQMLMEFMGLHLPGASFVNPGTEMRDALTAYGTKRALEITALGNDYTPVSDILDEKTFVNGLVGLMATGGSTNLVIHIIAMARAAGVILDLQDLADISDATPLMARVYPNGLADVNHFHAAGGLTYMIGELLDAGLLHPDTRTVMGDGLGLYAKDPKLKGGEVTWEDAPRETQNDRILRPASDPFAKEGGLKQLQGNLGRGVIKVSAVAPERHVIEAPARVFENQDQVKAACKSGEITSDTIIVVRFQGPKANGMPELHGLTPPLANLQDKGLKVALVTDGRMSGASGKVPAAIHVSPEAVDGGLIGKLRDGDLVRLDAVQGTLEVLTPDVSARAPATPDLSDNGHGIGRELFSIFRQTAGTADTGAGVVV